A genomic region of Syntrophorhabdaceae bacterium contains the following coding sequences:
- a CDS encoding N-acetyltransferase, with protein MIIRNETASDIEAIYEVTKSAFEHHPISNQTEQFIVDALRRADALILSLVAEMDGRVVGHIAFSPVMISDGSAGWYGLGPVSVLPEFQMQGIGKSLIYQGLSSIRSLGAKGCVLAGDPAFYERFGFRNMPDLILEGIPQEYFLALPFDEDHPRGTVGFHQGFSARG; from the coding sequence ATGATTATCAGGAACGAAACCGCTTCGGATATTGAAGCCATATATGAGGTCACGAAATCGGCTTTTGAGCACCATCCAATCAGCAATCAGACGGAACAGTTCATCGTTGATGCATTACGAAGAGCTGATGCACTCATCCTTTCACTGGTCGCCGAAATGGATGGGCGGGTAGTCGGTCATATCGCTTTCTCGCCTGTAATGATCTCCGATGGTAGTGCCGGCTGGTATGGTCTCGGTCCCGTCTCCGTGTTGCCTGAATTCCAGATGCAAGGTATAGGTAAATCCCTCATTTATCAGGGCCTTTCTTCAATCAGGTCTTTGGGCGCAAAGGGCTGCGTTCTTGCAGGCGACCCGGCCTTTTATGAACGCTTCGGTTTCAGAAATATGCCTGACCTGATACTGGAAGGCATACCACAGGAGTATTTTCTTGCCCTGCCCTTCGATGAGGATCACCCACGGGGAACAGTTGGATTCCATCAGGGTTTTTCCGCCCGCGGGTAA